From the Cryptomeria japonica chromosome 2, Sugi_1.0, whole genome shotgun sequence genome, one window contains:
- the LOC131060600 gene encoding auxin efflux carrier component 3, translated as MISAKDLYSVLTAVVPLYVAMILAYGSVKWWKIFTPDQCSGINRFVAIFAVPLLSFHFISTNDPYTMNLKFIAADTLQKLIMLFVLGMWTTFTRSGSLEWMITIFSLSTLPNTLVMGIPLLKAMYGDFSGSLMVQVVVLQCIIWYTLLLFLFEYRAAKMLIMEQFPHTAASIVSFKVDSDVVSLDGREFLQTDAEIGEDGKIHVTLRKSTSSRSVISSRRSQGLGSLPSLTPRPSNLTGAEIYSLNPTPRGSNFNHTDFYTMMAGSRGMGSPRQSNFGPSDAYSLQSSRGPTPRPSNFEEERDFRPSNAAGAGAGAGAAAMNSPRFGPPPSLYPYSHRSLHEGSYPNASAAPNTTAAGSYPAPNPDLTMSGRGGSTVGKKVGLGAPQAVNVRSPQQVKGSHDAKELHMFVWSSSASPVSVSEGGLHVFGGPDFSDPASAARNDQNAKEIRMLVADHSTTNGGGPKEPQQAYEDYAREDFSFGNRGEETSTALEKDGPSLSKFGSSSTAELHPKSHDEKPKQMPPASVMTRLILIMVWRKLIRNPNTYSSLVGLIWALVSFRWHIAMPKIVKGSIAILSDAGLGMAMFSLGLFMALQPRIIACGNSVAAFAMAVRFLTGPAVMAAASIAIGLRGVLLHVAIVQAALPQGIVPFVFAKEYNIHPDILSTGVIFGMLIALPITLVYYIVLGL; from the exons ATGATCAGTGCCAAGGACCTGTACAGTGTGCTCACTGCAGTGGTGCCACTGTACGTGGCGATGATTTTGGCATACGGGTCTGTGAAATGGTGGAAGATTTTCACGCCAGACCAGTGCTCGGGTATAAACAGATTCGTGGCAATATTTGCAGTGCCACTCCTGTCATTCCACTTCATTTCCACCAATGACCCATATACAATGAACTTGAAGTTCATTGCTGCAGACACGCTGCAGAAGCTCATAATGCTGTTCGTGCTGGGCATGTGGACAACCTTCACGAGGAGCGGCAGCCTGGAGTGGATGATCACCATTTTTTCACTCTCCACCCTACCAAATACTCTGGTCATGGGAATCCCACTCCTCAAGGCCATGTACGGGGACTTCTCCGGGAGCCTAATGGTTCAGGTCGTCGTTCTCCAGTGCATCATCTGGTATACTCTACTGCTCTTCCTCTTCGAGTACCGTGCGGCCAAAATGCTCATAATGGAGCAGTTCCCACACACTGCTGCCTCCATTGTGTCCTTTAAGGTCGACTCCGATGTCGTTTCCCTCGATGGCCGGGAGTTTCTGCAGACAGATGCAGAGATTGGAGAAGATGGAAAGATTCATGTCACGCTGCGGAAATCCACTTCTTCGCGCTCTGTGATTTCAAGCAGGAGGTCACAGGGGCTTGGCTCTCTGCCCTCGCTCACCCCACGGCCCTCAAATCTCACAGGCGCAGAGATTTATTCACTAAACCCTACTCCCCGGGGTTCCAACTTCAATCACACTGATTTCTATACAATGATGGCTGGTAGCCGAGGAATGGGAAGCCCTCGGCAGTCTAATTTTGGGCCTTCCGATGCCTATTCATTGCAGTCCTCCCGGGGACCTACGCCCCGCCCTTCAAATTTCGAAGAAGAGAGGGATTTCCGACCTAGCAATGCGGCGGGGGCAGGGGCAGGTGCAGGGGCGGCCGCCATGAATTCTCCAAGGTTTGGCCCGCCGCCTTCTCTGTACCCTTATTCCCACAGGTCCTTACACGAAGGATCTTACCCTAATGCCTCTGCTGCACCCAACACCACTGCTGCAGGATCTTACCCTGCGCCTAATCCTGACCTAACAATGTCTGGCAGAGGCGGGTCTACTGTTGGTAAGAAGGTAGGGTTAGGGGCCCCACAGGCTGTAAATGTAAGGTCACCGCAGCAGGTGAAGGGCAGTCATGACGCCAAGGAGCTGCATATGTTCGTATGGAGCTCCAGTGCCTCCCCTGTTTCTGTCTCTGAGGGAGGACTCCATGTTTTTGGTGGCCCTGATTTCTCTGACCCTGCTTCTGCTGCAAGAAATGACCAGAACGCTAAGGAGATTCGAATGCTTGTCGCTGACCATTCCACCACTAATGGTGGTGGACCCAAAG AGCCACAACAGGCGTATGAAGATTATGCCCGCGAAGATTTCAGCTTTGGCAACCGAGGAGAAGAAACATCCACTGCGTTGGAAAAGGATGGGCCGAGCCTCTCAAAATTTGGGTCCAGCTCCACTGCAGAGCTCCATCCAAAAAGCCATGACGAAAAGCCCAAGCAAATGCCCCCAGCAAGCGTAATGACTAGGCTTATTCTTATCATGGTGTGGAGGAAACTCATTCGCAATCCCAACACTTATTCCAGTCTCGTAGGCCTCATCTGGGCACTAGTCTCATTCAG GTGGCATATTGCAATGCCAAAGATTGTTAAAGGATCAATAGCAATCCTGTCGGATGCAGGTTTGGGCATGGCAATGTTCAGTTTAG GTTTGTTCATGGCTTTGCAACCGAGGATCATAGCCTGTGGGAATTCTGTTGCAGCGTTTGCAATGGCTGTTAGATTTCTTACAGGCCCCGCTGTGATGGCAGCAGCGTCTATAGCTATTGGCTTGAGGGGAGTCTTACTCCACGTGGCCATTGTACAG GCGGCCCTTCCTCAAGGCATTGTTCCCTTTGTCTTTGCAAAAGAATACAATATCCATCCTGATATATTGAGTACTGG AGTTATTTTTGGCATGTTGATAGCATTGCCAATTACATTGGTGTACTATATTGTGTTGGGCCTGTGA